The Coregonus clupeaformis isolate EN_2021a chromosome 3, ASM2061545v1, whole genome shotgun sequence genome includes a region encoding these proteins:
- the LOC121543399 gene encoding lipid droplet-regulating VLDL assembly factor AUP1, producing the protein METRGIEQMFDFQRLPNDGLVLLLVLLYSPVGLCLMLLRLFVGAHVFLVSCALPDSLARRFIVRIMSSVLGMHVRQNSPRLRDKSTKLYICNHVTQFDHNIVNLLTSCNTPMLEDSAGFVCWARGFMELGAISGQDEIEESLRRYCYSPGTLPLLLFPEEDTTNGRAGLLKFSSWPFSMTDSIQPVALQVKRPFVALSTPDSFWLTELLWTFFVPCTVYHVRWLPPVSRQDEESLQEFANKVQELLATELGVVSTQITKADKAEHIKRKRHIAPRTPNSNLGARPRPVPLGFMVRSSGVEELSISRMAQQVKEVLPDIPLGIITRDLVQTNCVDTTITNLLESTEEFPVEATGGATSAPGPAWRSVSSSAAPAPTIKPAAKPFGKSPVDRHMSLQERKEALYEFARRRYIEKHELEQDDNL; encoded by the exons ATGGAAACTCGAGGTATAGAACAGATGTTTGACTTCCAGCG GTTGCCAAACGATGGACTGGTCCTTTTGCTGGTATTGCTTTACTCTCCAGTTGGCCTGTGTTTGATGTTACTACGACTCTTCGTAGGTGCACATGTGTTTTTGGTGAGCTGTGCACTCCCAGACAGTCTTGCTAGAAG ATTCATTGTGAGAATAATGTCCTCAGTCCTTGGTATGCACGTGAGACAGAACAGCCCACGTTTAAGAGACAAAAGCACAAAACTGTACATCTGCAATCACGTGACCCAGTTTGACCACAACATTGTCAATCTTCTGACTTCCTGCAATACG CCCATGCTGGAGGACTCTGCAGGATTCGTGTGTTGGGCCAGAGGCTTCATGGAGCTGGGTGCCATATCGGGCCAAGATGAGATAGAGGAGTCCCTCAGGAGATACTGCTACTCTCCAGGAACTCTGCCCCTGCTCCTCTTCCCCGAGGAGGACACCACCAACGGGCGCGCTGGCCTTCTCAAATTCAG CTCCTGGCCTTTCTCCATGACTGATTCCATTCAGCCTGTGGCCTTGCAAGTGAAGAGGCCATTTGTAGCTCTG AGCACGCCAGACTCCTTTTGGCTGACAGAACTGTTGTGGACCTTTTTCGTCCCATGTACAGTGTACCATGTAAG ATGGCTCCCACCTGTATCTAGACAAGATGAAGAGTCCCTTCAAGAGTTTGCCAACAAAGTCCAAGAG CTTCTAGCCACTGAGCTCGGCGTGGTCTCTACACAGATTACCAAAGCAGACAAAGCAGAGCACATCAAGAGGAAAAGGCACATTGCACCACGCACCCCAAACTCAA atCTGGGTGCCAGACCACGTCCAGTTCCCCTGGGCTTCATGGTCCGCAGCTCTGGGGTGGAGGAGCTTAGTATCAGCAGGATGGCCCAGCAGGTGAAGGAGGTTCTGCCTGACATCCCCCTCGGCATCATCACCAGAGACCTGG TGCAAACCAACTGTGTGGACACCACTATCACTAACCTGCTGGAGAGCACTGAGGAGTTCCCAGTGGAGGCCACAGGCGGAGCCACGTCTGCACCAGGCCCAGCCTGGAGGTCCGTCTCTTCTTCAGCTGCACCCGCTCCCACCATTAAG CCTGCTGCCAAACCTTTTGGGAAATCACCAGTAGACAGACACATGTCCCTACAAGAGAGGAAAGAGGCCTTGTATGAGTTTGCAAGAAG ACGCTACATCGAAAAGCATGAACTGGAGCAGGATGACAACCTCTGA
- the LOC121543394 gene encoding tubulin beta-4B chain-like, which translates to MREIVHLQAGQCGNQIGAKFWEVISDEHGIDPTGSYHGDSDLQLERINVYYNEASGGKYVPRAVLVDLEPGTMDSVRSGPFGQIFRPDNFVFGQSGAGNNWAKGHYTEGAELVDSVLDVVRKEAESCDCLQGFQLTHSLGGGTGSGMGTLLISKIREEYPDRIMNTFSVVPSPKVSDTVVEPYNATLSVHQLVENTDETYCIDNEALYDICFRTLKLTTPTYGDLNHLVSATMSGVTTCLRFPGQLNADLRKLAVNMVPFPRLHFFMPGFAPLTSRGSQQYRALTVPELTQQMFDSKNMMAACDPRHGRYLTVAAVFRGRMSMKEVDEQMLNVQNKNSSYFVEWIPNNVKTAVCDIPPRGLKMAATFIGNSTAIQELFKRISEQFTAMFRRKAFLHWYTGEGMDEMEFTEAESNMNDLVSEYQQYQDATAEEEGEFEEEEGEEELA; encoded by the exons ATGAGAGAGATTGTTCATTTACAAGCTGGGCAGTGCGGTAATCAAATTGGCGCAAAG TTCTGGGAGGTGATCAGTGATGAGCATGGCATTGACCCCACTGGAAGTTACCACGGGGACAGTGATCTTCAGCTGGAAAGAATTAATGTGTACTACAATGAAGCTTCAG GTGGAAAGTATGTGCCACGTGCAGTACTTGTGGACTTGGAGCCTGGGACCATGGACTCTGTGAGGTCTGGACCATTCGGTCAAATCTTCAGGCCTGACAACTTTGTCTTCG GTCAGAGTGGAGCAGGTAACAACTGGGCCAAGGGCCACTAcacagagggtgcagagctggttgACTCCGTCTTGGATGTGGTGAGGAAAGAGGCTGAGAGCTGTGACTGCCTGCAGGGCTTCCAGCTCACCCACTCCCTGGGAGGTGGAACCGGCTCTGGCATGGGCACCCTGCTCATCAGCAAGATCCGTGAGGAGTACCCCGACCGCATCATGAACACTTTCAGCGTGGTGCCCTCCCCTAAAGTGTCAGACACTGTGGTCGAGCCCTACAATGCCACCCTCTCAGTCCACCAGCTGGTAGAGAACACAGACGAGACCTACTGTATCGACAACGAGGCGCTCTACGACATCTGCTTCCGTACCCTCAAACTCACCACGCCCACCTACGGAGACCTCAACCACCTGGTGTCTGCGACCATGAGCGGGGTCACCACCTGCCTTCGCTTCCCCGGCCAGCTCAACGCTGACCTGCGCAAACTGGCAGTCAACATGGTGCCCTTCCCCCGTCTCCACTTCTTCATGCCCGGCTTTGCCCCCCTCACCAGCAGGGGCAGCCAGCAGTACAGAGCCCTGACGGTTCCAGAGCTCACTCAGCAGATGTTTGACTCGAAGAACATGATGGCCGCCTGCGACCCTCGTCACGGCCGTTACCTCACGGTGGCTGCAGTCTTCCGCGGGCGCATGTCCATGAAGGAGGTGGACGAGCAAATGCTGAACGTACAGAACAAGAACAGCAGCTACTTCGTTGAATGGATCCCCAACAACGTCAAGACTGCAGTCTGTGACATTCCTCCCCGAGGCCTCAAGATGGCTGCCACCTTCATTGGAAACAGCACTGCCATCCAGGAGCTGTTCAAGCGCATCTCTGAGCAGTTCACAGCTATGTTCCGCCGTAAGGCTTTCCTCCATTGGTACACAGGAGAGGGCATGGACGAGATGGAGTTCACTGAGGCAGAGAGCAACATGAACGACCTGGTGTCTGAGTACCAGCAGTACCAAGATGCCACTGCAGAGGAGGAGGGCGAGTttgaagaggaggagggtgaagaggagtTGGCTTAA